The DNA segment ACTGGAGTTGTTGGTGCTAGTGTCGTTGCTATGGGTGTTATAAGTCTGCCTGTTATGTTAAAGTATAACTACAATAAAGCACTAGGTTGCGGAACTATCTGTGCCTCTGCAACGCTTGGTCAAATTATTCCGCCATCTATTGTGCTTATTATTTTAGGAGATATTTTTAGTGTGCCAGTTGGTGAGCTGTTTCATAAGGCAGTGTTGCCTGGTCTTTGCTTGGTTGGTGCTTATATTTTATATGTTTTTTTTATTGCCTATTTTAGACCTCATTTAGCTCCAGCCATTCCTGTTGATAACAGCATTAGTAAGGCACAGCAGATTAAAAGTGCTATTTATGCGATTTTGCCACCACTGCTTTTAGTTATTTGTGTGCTTGGCTCGATTTTTGAGGGGATTGCTACACCTACTGAGAGTTCGGCGTTTGGTTGTGTTGGTGCGATAGTATTATCCATAATTTATAAGAAATTTTCATTTAAAATTTTAAAAGACGCCTTGCAAGAGAGTGTTAAAACGACAGCTATTATCTTTACTATACTTGTTGGAGCAACTGCCTTTTCTATGGTGTTTAGCTATACTGGCGGCGAAGATGTAGTTAGCGAGTTCATGACAAATTTGCCAGGCGACAAGTGGGGATTTATCATATTTTGCATGGTTGTTATCTTTGTTCTTGGCTTTTTTATAGAT comes from the Campylobacter mucosalis genome and includes:
- a CDS encoding TRAP transporter large permease; this translates as MTGVVMFLAALLMLGLGFGVAFTFAAVAMLFGLIGGMVESFGDGDGIIGGFVIFKDMFAFMPYRIYSIMENKILIAVPLFVFMGVILEKSKLAERMLESMAVLFGGIRGGIAISTILVGALLAASTGVVGASVVAMGVISLPVMLKYNYNKALGCGTICASATLGQIIPPSIVLIILGDIFSVPVGELFHKAVLPGLCLVGAYILYVFFIAYFRPHLAPAIPVDNSISKAQQIKSAIYAILPPLLLVICVLGSIFEGIATPTESSAFGCVGAIVLSIIYKKFSFKILKDALQESVKTTAIIFTILVGATAFSMVFSYTGGEDVVSEFMTNLPGDKWGFIIFCMVVIFVLGFFIDFVEISYIVLPIIVPIALDMGINPLYFAIIVAMNLQTSFLTPPFGFSLFFLRGVAPDSIKTSEIYQGVTPFILIQLSVLVVFLLFFNEIV